The sequence CCGGACCGTCAACCTGTTCATCACCGTGCTCTGGGTGCTCATCCTGGTGAGAGCGCTCCTGAGCTGGTTCGAGCCGCCGGGCTATCGCTCGTGGTTCTACCAGCTGCAGCGCATCGTCTACCTGCTGACGGAGCCGGTCCTGGCGCCGGTGCGGAGCTGGATGCGGCCCGTGGGCATCTTCGACCTGTCGCCGCTGGTCGTCCTCTTCGCTCTCTTCCTGGTCCAGCAGGTGGTCTGGCCGGCGCTGATGGGTGTGCTCCTGCGCATTTTCTAAAGATGGACGGTGGGGGCGACCGGCCTAAGCCGAGCCGGGGGCCGGGCCGATAGGAGGAGGGGGTGACCGGAGATGCCACTCACTCCGCTCGATATCCACAACAAGGAGTTCGACCGCGCCTTCCGCGGCTACAACATCGACCAGGTGGACGAGTTCCTGGACGAGATCAACCGGGACTACGAGGCGGCTCTCCGCGAGGCGACCATGCTGCGGGAGCAGGTGGCCCGCCTCAACGGCCGGATCAAGCAGTACGAGGAGATCGAGGAGACGCTCCGGAACACGCTGGTGATGGCGCAGAAGACGACGGAGGAGATGCGGGAGAGCGCGCGCCGCGAGGCCGAGAACATCATCCGCGAGGCGGAGCAGGAGGCGCGCGAGCGCATCCGCAAGGCGGACGAGGAGGTGGCCAGGCGGCGCCGGCAGCTGGAGGAGCTGGATCACGAGGTGGAGGCCTTCCGCGCCCGGGTGCGGAGTCTCCTGGAGAGCCAGCTGGCCATCGTCAACAGCCAGTGGGGCCACCCGGGTCAGCGGGGTGAGCCGTGGACCGTGACCGGTGAGGAGCCGGCCCGAAGCGAGGCCGCAGCCACCTCGCCGGTTGTTGACAAGCGAGAGAGCGGCTCACTATAGTGACGCCAACCTGGAAACCGCCGCGAGGCGGGAGGGGCGGCGTCGCTGATCCGGCGGCCGGGCGGCGGAGATCGGCCGCTCGGCTGGCGGTGCGCCCCGCGTCGGCGGGGCGGCTTTTTTGTCGCTGGTTGGAGGGAACGGTGATCCATGGACTGGAGCGACACGCTCAACCTTCCCAGGACCGGTTTTCCCATGCGCGCCAACCTGGCCCAACGGGAGCCGGTCATGGAGGAACGGTGGCGGCGGGACCGGCTCTACGAACGCTTGCGCGAGAGGCGGAGCGGCCGCCCGCGCTTCGTCCTTCATGACGGCCCGCCCTACGCCAACGGCCAGATCCACATCGGCACCGCCATGAACAAGATCCTCAAGGACTTCGTGGTCCGCTACGCCAACCTGCGCGGCAAGGACGCCCCGTACGTGCCGGGATGGGACACGCACGGGATGCCCATCGAGCACCGCGCGCTGGAGGCGCTGGGGCTGGACCGGCACGACCTGGACCCGCTGGAGCTGCGCCACCGCTGCGAGGAGTTTGCGCGCGGATTCATCGGCGTGATGACCGACCAGTGCCGCCGCCTGGGCGTCCTGGGCGACTGGGAGCACCCCTACGCCACCCTCGAGCCGGAGTACGAGGCGCGACAGATCGAGCTCTTCGGCGAGATGGTGCGCAAGGGCTACATCTACAAAGGGCTGAAGCCCGTCTACTGGTGCCCCGTCTGCGAGACCGCCCTGGCCGACGCGGAGATCGAGTTTCACGAGATCTCCTCGCCCTCCATCTACGTGGCCTTCGACCCGGTCCCGGGCGAGGGGCGGCTGCCGGCGGGCAGCCGGGCGGTCATCTGGACCACGACGCCGTGGACGATCCCGGCCAACCAGGCGCTCGCCGTCCACCCGGAGGCGGAGTACGTCGTCTGCGACACCGGCCACGGTCCGCTCCTCCTGGCCCGCCCCCGCGCCGCCGCGGCGCTGGAGGCCATGGGAATGGGCGCCGACGGCCACGGCGGCCACGGCCAGCCTCGCGTGATCGCCCGCTTCCGCGGCGCCGACCTGGAGGGGCTCCGCTTCCTGCACCCGCTCTACCCCGACCGCCAGGTGCCGGTGGTCCTGGGCGACCACGTCACGATGGAGGAAGGGACGGGGATCGTTCACACCGCGCCCGGCCACGGCGAGGAAGACTTCGAAGTGGGTCAGCGGTACGGCCTGCCGGTGCTGGTCCCCCTGGACGACCGCGGCCGCTTCACGGAGGAGGGCTCGCCCTTCACCGGCCTCTTCTACCAGGAAGCCAACCCGCGCATCGTCGGCGCGCTGGACCGGGCGGGGGCGCTCCTCGCCCAGGGGACGGTGGAGCACAGCTACGCCCATTGCTGGCGCTGCAAGAATCCGGTCATCTGGCGTGCCACCGAGCAGTGGTTCGCCTCGGTGGAGCGGTTCCGCACCCGGGCGCTGGAGGCGGTCGACGAGGTCGAATGGCTTCCTCGCTGGGGGCGGGAGCGGATGCGCGCCATGGTGGAGGGGCGTTCCGACTGGTGCATCTCGCGCCAGCGCGTCTGGGGCGTCCCCATCCCGGCCTTCTACTGCCGCAACTGCGGCTACCTGCTGCTGAACGGCGAGACGGTGGCGGCCGTGGCCCGCCTCTTCCGCGGGGAAGGCTCCGACGCCTGGTGGCGGCACGAGGCGGAGGAGATCCTGCCGCCCGGGACCCGGTGCCCGTCCTGCGGCGCGGAGTCCTGGCGGAAGGAGACCGACACCATGGACGTCTGGTTCGACTCCGGCTCCAGCCACGCGGCCGTGCTGCGGGAGCGGCCGGACCTGGACTGGCCGGCCGACGTCTACCTGGAAGGTGGCGACCAGTTCCGCGGCTGGTTCCAGTCGTCCCTCCTCACCTCGGTGGCCGTCTACGAGCACGCCCCCTACCGGAACGTGATCGCCCACGGCTGGGTGCTGGACGGCCAGGGACGGGCGATGCACAAGTCGCTGGGCAACGTGGTGGCGCCCGAAGAGGTGGTCGACCGCTTCGGGGCCGACGTGCTCCGCATCTGGGTGGCCAGCTCCGACTACCGGGAGGACATGCGCATCTCCGACGAGATCCTGGATCAGGCGGCCGACGCCTACCGGAAGGTGCGGAACACGCTCCGTTTCCTGCTGGGCAACCTGGCTGACTACCGGCCGGCGGCAGGCGGCGCGGAGCGGGTGGAGGAGGAACTGGACCGCTGGGTGCTGGCGCGGCTGGCGGAGGTGGCCCAGCGGGCGGCCCAGGCCCTGGACCGCTTCGACTTCCGGGCCGCCTTCGGCGAGATCTACAACTTCTGTACCAACGATCTGAGCGCCTTCTACCTCGACGTCAGCAAGGACCGGCTCTACACCCTCACCCCCGATTCGCCGAGGCGGCGCTCGGCGCAGGCGGCCATCTGGATCACCGCGGGGGCGCTGATCCGGATGCTGGCGCTCTTCATCCCGCACACGGCGGAAGAGGCCTGGCAGTTCCTGCCCAAGGCCGGCGGGGAGCCGGACTCGGTCCACCTGGCCGAGTGGCCGGAGGAGCTCTCCCCGTGGCGGGACGCCGGACTTCTGGAGCGCTGGCGGGAAGTCCTCGCCATCGGGCAGGAAGCCGCCCGGGCTCTGGAGCAGGCGCGCCAGGGCCGGCGCGTCCAGCGCTCCCAGGATGCGCTTCTCCGCATCCGCACGACGCCGGCGCGCCGCGCGCTCCTGGCCGCCCTGGGTCCTGCCCTGGCCGACCTTTATCGCGTCGCGCAGGTCGAGATTGCGGAGGCCGACGGCGCCGAGGGCGAGGAGCGCTTCGAGGTGGAGCCGGCGCCGGGCGAGAAGTGCGACCGCTGCTGGAACGTCCGCCTCGACGTGGGCCAGGACCCCGAATACCCGGGCGTCTGTGGCCGCTGCGCCGGCGTGCTCCATGCGCTGCAGGTGCCGCCTCGAGGCGCCGCGGCGCAGACCTAGCGCGGCCCCGCCACCTGCGCGCCCAACACCCGGACGGGGTCCGGAGAAGGGAGGATGTGCATGATCGAGATCGGTCAACCGGCGCCCGACTTCCGCCTGCCCGCCACGCGGGTGGGCGAGGTCTCGCTCTCCGACTTCAGGGGCCGGAACGTCTATCTGATCTTCTATCCCAAGGACAACACGCCGGGCTGCCGGCGGCAGCTGAGCGCCGCCCGCGACGCCATCCAGGCCTACGAAGAGCGCGGGACGGCGGTGCTGGCGGTCAACCCCGGCAGTCTCAACTCGCACGAGAAGTGGAGCGAGAAGGAGGGCTTCCCCTTCCCCATCGCGGTGGACGCGGACCGCTCGGTGGCCGCCGCCTACGATGCCCTCAAGGAGAACGGGACCAGCATCCAGCGGACCGTCTACCTCATCGACCGCGACGGCGTCGTCCGCTATGCCAAGCGCGGCATGCCCTCCACCGAGGAGCTGCTGGCCGAGATCGACGCCATCAACGCGGGCTCCCGCACCACCGGGAGCTGAGGACCGGCCATCCAGGGTTGCGTTTTGAGCGGCTCCCGCCCCGGGGAGGCTACCTTCCGGGGGGGAGCCTTGGGTGTCTCTGCGCGAGGAGCTGCGCCGGCGTCTGGAGGCGGAGATCGACTCGCTCCGCCGGCGCATCGGCCATCTGGAGGGAGGGCTCGGCCGGAGTCTCGGCGATGCCCTGGGGGAGCTCTCCACCTACGACAACCATCCCGCCGACATCGGCGACGAGCTCTTCCAGCGGAGCCAGGACCTGGCCTTCCGCAACCGCTGGGAACGCCGGTTGGCGGATCTGGAGGCGGCGCTCCAGCGGATGGAGGAGGGCACGTACGGCTATTGCCAGCGCTGCGGGCGCCCCATCGAGGTGGAGCGGCTGAAGGCGGTCCCCGAGGCGCGCCTCTGCGCCGGCTGCCAGCGGGCTCTGGAGGCGAAGGCGGGCCCGGAGCGCGACCGCCCGGCGGAGGAAGGGCTCCTCTCGCCGCCCTTCGGGCCGGGCCGGGAGCCGCCCGGGGAGGGTGGCTGAGCCGCCTTGCTCCGTCTGTTCCGGCCGGGGGGAGGCCGGCAGCCGGTGGAGGCGGGGTCCCTCTTCCGGTGCGTGCTAGAATAGCGCGGTCGGAGGAGGGGACGGGGTGACCTTCGCCTGGGTGGCGCTGGCGGTGCTTGCGCTGGACTGGCTGAGCAAGCTGGCCGTGCGACGCTGGATGACGCCGGGCGAGTCCATCGCCGTCGTGCCCGGCGTCTTCCATCTCACGTACACCCGGAACACCGGCGCCGCCTTCAGCCTCTTCCAGGGGGGGAGCGACTGGTTGGCCGGCGTCAGCCTGGTGATCGCGGCCGGCGTCGTCCTCTTCGCCCTGCGCCAGGGGCGCGGCAGGCCCTGGCTGCAGGTGGCGCTGGGGCTGGTCCTGGGAGGGGCGTTGGGCAACCTGGTCGACCGTCTCTCGCGGGGCTGGGTGGTGGACTTCCTCGATTTCCGCATCTGGCCGGTCTTCAACCTGGCCGACAGCTCGGTCGTGGTGGGCGCCCTTCTTCTGGCCTGGCAGCTCCTGGCGGGCGATTCCCCGGCTCGGCCGGACGCCTGAGCAGGGGGGAGCGACCACGGTCTGGAGCAGGGAGGTGGAGACCGAGGCGGCCGGCCAGCGGATCGACCGGTGGCTGGCTGCCCAGGCGGAGCTGGAGGCGAGCCGGAGCCAGGTCCAGCGCTGGCTGGAGGAGGGACGGGTGCAGGTCGACGGCCGCCCGGTGCGGGCCTCCGAGCGCCTCCGCGCCGGGAGCAGGGTGACGGTGGACGTGCCCGCCCCTCCGGTCTCCCGCGCGCGCCCGGAACCGATACCGCTCCGCATCGTCTACGAGGACGCCGATCTGATCGTGGTCGACAAGCCGCGCGGCCTGGTGGTCCACCCGGCCCCCGGCCACCCCGACGGAACGCTGGTCAACGCGCTGCTCGGCCGGCTGGAGGGCCGGGAGGCGATGGGCGACCGGGAGCGGCCCGGGATCGTCCACCGCCTCGACCGGGAGACGACCGGGCTGCTGGTGGTGGCCAGGAACAGCCGCGCCTTCGCCCGCCTGCAGGCGATGGTGCACGCCCGGCAGATGCGGCGGGAGTACCTGGCCCTGGTCTGGCTCCCGCCGGGCCGGGAGCGCGAGCTGCCCGCGCGCGGCCGGGTGGAGGCTCCGGTCGGGCGCGACCCCGTGCGCAGGAAGCGGATGGCGGTCACCGAGGGCGGGCGCCCGGCGGTCACCCACTTCGAGGTGCTGGAACGCTTCCCCGGGGCGGCGCTGCTCCGCCTGCGGCTGGAGACGGGCCGGACGCACCAGATCCGGGTGCACATGGCCTTCGCCGGCTTCCCGGTGCTGGCCGACCCGGTCTACGGCGGCCGGGCCGCCCTCGAGATGGGGAGGAAGCTGGGCCTCCGCGGGCAGGCGCTCCACGCGGCGCTGCTCGCCTTCGATCACCCGGTCGAAGGGCGGCCGATGCGGTTCGAGGCGCCGCCGCCGGAGGACTTCCTGGGGGCACTGGCGGCGCTGCGCCGCGGCGACCGGGACGGGGAGCCGGTGGGGCCGCCGCAGGGAGAGGGGACCATGGACCGGCAGGGATGAGGGCGGCGCTGGCGAACCGCCCTGCTTCAGGGCGGGGGGAAGAGGGGAGAGGTGGAAGGATGGTCCTCCAGCAGAAGGCGCTGATCATGGACCAGGAGGCGCTGGAGCGGGCGCTCCGGCGGATCGCCCACGAGATCGTGGAGCGGAACGAGGGGACCGAGGGGCTGATCCTGGTGGGCATCCGCCGGCGCGGCGTGCCCATGGCGGAGCGGATCGCCCGGTACATCGAGGAGTTCGAACACGTCCAGCTTCCGACCGGGGTCCTGGACATCACGCTCTACCGGGACGACCTGTCGCTGAAGAGCGAGCGGCCGACGGTCAGCGGCACACAGCTGCCGGTGGACATCACCGGCAAGACGGTCGTCCTCTGCGATGACGTGCTCTACACCGGGCGGACGGTCCGGGCCGCCCTGGACGCGCTGATGGACCTGGGCCGGCCGGCCCGCGTCCAGGTGGCGGTGATCGTCGACCGCGGCCACCGGGAGCTGCCGATCCGCGCCGATTACGTGGGCAAGAACGTGCCCACCTCGCGCCGCGAGGTGATCGAGGTCCGCCTGGAGGAGGTCGACGGGCGGAACGAGGTGGCCATCATGGAGCTGACCGAGTGATGGAACCGCTGATCCGCCTCGAGGAGGCGCTCTTCCTGGGGCGCGCCCGGACGCGGGAGCTCTACCGGCGCTATGTCAACCCGGGTCTGGCCGCGCTCCTGGGCAGCGTCGGCTTCGACCGCCGCTACGTCCGGGCCAGCGGGGTCTCGGTCTGGGATGCGGAGGGGAACGAGTACTGGGACTTCCTGGGCGGGTACGGCGCGGTCAACCAGGGGCACAACCATCCGCGCATCGTGGCCGCGCTGGAGGCGGTCCGGGAGGCCCCCAACCTGCTCCAGGCGTCGCTCTCCTCCCTGGTCGCGGCCGTGGCGCACAACCTGGCCCAGATCACGCCGGGCGACCTGAGCCGGACCTTCTTCTGCAACAGCGGGGCCGAGGCGGTGGAAGGAGCGCTCAAGCTGGCCCGCGCGGCGACGCGGAAGCGACGCATCCTCTACGCCCAGGGCTCCTTCCACGGCAAGAGCTTCGGCGCCCTCTCCGTCACCGGGCGGAGCAAGTACCAGGACCCCTTCCGCCCGCTCCTGCCCGAGACGTACGCCGTCCCCTACGGCGACCTGGATGCGCTGGAAGGGGCGCTCCGCCGGCGGGACGTGGCGGCGGTCATCCTGGAGCCGATCCAGGGCGAGGGCGGTGTGATCGTGCCGCCCGAGGGCTACCTGCGCGGGGTGCAGGAGCTCTGCCGGCGGTACGAGGCGCTGCTCATCCTGGACGAGATCCAGACCGGCTTCGGGCGGACGGGGAAGCTCTTCGCCTGCGAGTGGGAGGGGGTGACGCCGGACATCCTCTGCCTGGCCAAGTCGCTGGGCGGCGGGGTGATGCCGGTGGGCGCCTTCGTCACCACGCCGCAGGTCTGGGACCGGGCGTACGGGGGGATGGAGCGCGCGCTCCTCCACACCTCCACCTTCGGCGGCAACGCCCGGGCGATGGCGGTGGCCCTGGCCTCCATCGAGGTGGTGGTGGAGGAGAACCTGGCGGAGAAGGCGCGCCTCCGCGGCGAACAGGCGCTGGCCGGACTGCGGGCGATCCAGCGCCAGTTCCCCTCGATGATCCGCGAGGTGCGCGGGCGGGGCCTCCTGATCGGGGTGGAGTTCGAGAAGCCCACCCGGGGATGGGCCGAGAGGCTGACGGGCGGGCTGGTCAACCGGGCTGCGGCCGAGTACGGAGCCTCCCTGGTGGCGGCGCAACTCCTGGATCGCTACCGCATCATCACCGCCTACACGCTGAACAACCCCAACGTGATCCGGTTCGAGCCGCCGCTCGTCGTCACGGAGGAGCAGGTGCGGCGGACGCTCAACGCCGTGCGGGCGGTGCTCAGCGAGCACCGGAGCTTCTTCAGCCTGGCCGCCGGGGCGGTCCGCAGCGCGCTGGGCGAGCGGATCCGCCGCGGCTAGCCGCGCGCGGCGGGCGACATGGTCTGGAACGGGCACTGGGACAGCGATCCGGTGGCGCTGGTCTGGGACCGGCGTCTGCTCCGTTACCGGTTCGGCGAGGGGCATCCCTTCGATCCGCTCCGCCTGGAGTTGCTCATCCACCTGCTGGAGAGCGCCGGGCTGCTCCGGCCGGGCGACATCCTCCGCCCGAGGGCGGCCAGCCGCGCCGAACTGGAGGTCGCCCACGACCCGGACTACCTGGAGGCGCTGGAGCGGATGAGCCGCTCCGGGGAGGCGGAGCCGGGAGCCGAGCGGTTCGGGCTGGGGACGGAGGACGACCCGGTCTTCGCGGGCATGGCGGAGGCGGCCGCCTGGGTGGCGGGGGGTGCGCTGGAGGCGGCGGACGGGGTGGGCAGCGGGCGCTTCCTCCACCTCTTCCATCCCGCCGGGGGGCTCCACCATGCGCAGCGGGGCCGGGCCTCCGGTTTCTGCCTGGTCAACGACGTGGTCCTGGCCATCGAGCGCCTGCGCCGGCGGTGGGGTCTCCGCGTCGCCTACGTGGACATCGACGCCCACCACGGTGACGGCGTCCAGGCCGCCTTCTACGAGGCGGCCGACCTGCTCTTCATCTCCCTGCACGAGACCGGCCGCTATCTCTTCCCCGGGACGGGCTCCATCGACGAGCGCGGGCGGGGCGCGGGGAGAGGGAACTTCTGGAACGTCCCGCTGGACGCCTTCACCGAAGACGGCTCCTGGATCGAGGCCTTCCGGCGGGTGGTCCCCCCCCTCCTGGAGCGGTTCGCCCCCGACGTGCTGGTCAGCCAGCACGGGGCGGACGGGCACCGGCTCGATCCGCTCACCCACCTGGCCCTGACCACCCGCAGCTACCAGGTGGCGGCCGAGGAGCTCCACCGCCTGGCCCACCGGCTCTGCGACGGGCGCTGGCTCGCCTTCGGCGGGGGCGGCTACGCCGTCTGGGAGGTGGTGCCCCGCGTCTGGGCGCTCCTCTGGGCGGAGCTGACGGGCCGACCGCTTCCGCAGCGGATCCCGGACGAGTGGCTCCGGCGCTGGCAGCCGCTCAGCCCGGTCCCCCTGCCGCGGCACTTCCTGGACGCCGAGGCCGGCGAGGAAGGGGCCTTCGCCCCGATCCCGCGCCGCCCCCTGATCGAGGAGTTCAACCGGCGGACGGTCGACCGGCTGCTCGGCCTTCCCGCCGGCTCAGGCGGGGCCGGACGCGCCTGAGCCCGCGACGCCGGAGAGGCTGCGCAGATCCGCCTCCAGCTCCGGGTCGGGGCGGACGGCCAGCGTCCGCTCGTTCCG comes from Bacillota bacterium and encodes:
- a CDS encoding aspartate aminotransferase family protein; the protein is MEPLIRLEEALFLGRARTRELYRRYVNPGLAALLGSVGFDRRYVRASGVSVWDAEGNEYWDFLGGYGAVNQGHNHPRIVAALEAVREAPNLLQASLSSLVAAVAHNLAQITPGDLSRTFFCNSGAEAVEGALKLARAATRKRRILYAQGSFHGKSFGALSVTGRSKYQDPFRPLLPETYAVPYGDLDALEGALRRRDVAAVILEPIQGEGGVIVPPEGYLRGVQELCRRYEALLILDEIQTGFGRTGKLFACEWEGVTPDILCLAKSLGGGVMPVGAFVTTPQVWDRAYGGMERALLHTSTFGGNARAMAVALASIEVVVEENLAEKARLRGEQALAGLRAIQRQFPSMIREVRGRGLLIGVEFEKPTRGWAERLTGGLVNRAAAEYGASLVAAQLLDRYRIITAYTLNNPNVIRFEPPLVVTEEQVRRTLNAVRAVLSEHRSFFSLAAGAVRSALGERIRRG
- the ileS gene encoding isoleucine--tRNA ligase translates to MDWSDTLNLPRTGFPMRANLAQREPVMEERWRRDRLYERLRERRSGRPRFVLHDGPPYANGQIHIGTAMNKILKDFVVRYANLRGKDAPYVPGWDTHGMPIEHRALEALGLDRHDLDPLELRHRCEEFARGFIGVMTDQCRRLGVLGDWEHPYATLEPEYEARQIELFGEMVRKGYIYKGLKPVYWCPVCETALADAEIEFHEISSPSIYVAFDPVPGEGRLPAGSRAVIWTTTPWTIPANQALAVHPEAEYVVCDTGHGPLLLARPRAAAALEAMGMGADGHGGHGQPRVIARFRGADLEGLRFLHPLYPDRQVPVVLGDHVTMEEGTGIVHTAPGHGEEDFEVGQRYGLPVLVPLDDRGRFTEEGSPFTGLFYQEANPRIVGALDRAGALLAQGTVEHSYAHCWRCKNPVIWRATEQWFASVERFRTRALEAVDEVEWLPRWGRERMRAMVEGRSDWCISRQRVWGVPIPAFYCRNCGYLLLNGETVAAVARLFRGEGSDAWWRHEAEEILPPGTRCPSCGAESWRKETDTMDVWFDSGSSHAAVLRERPDLDWPADVYLEGGDQFRGWFQSSLLTSVAVYEHAPYRNVIAHGWVLDGQGRAMHKSLGNVVAPEEVVDRFGADVLRIWVASSDYREDMRISDEILDQAADAYRKVRNTLRFLLGNLADYRPAAGGAERVEEELDRWVLARLAEVAQRAAQALDRFDFRAAFGEIYNFCTNDLSAFYLDVSKDRLYTLTPDSPRRRSAQAAIWITAGALIRMLALFIPHTAEEAWQFLPKAGGEPDSVHLAEWPEELSPWRDAGLLERWREVLAIGQEAARALEQARQGRRVQRSQDALLRIRTTPARRALLAALGPALADLYRVAQVEIAEADGAEGEERFEVEPAPGEKCDRCWNVRLDVGQDPEYPGVCGRCAGVLHALQVPPRGAAAQT
- a CDS encoding DivIVA domain-containing protein, which codes for MPLTPLDIHNKEFDRAFRGYNIDQVDEFLDEINRDYEAALREATMLREQVARLNGRIKQYEEIEETLRNTLVMAQKTTEEMRESARREAENIIREAEQEARERIRKADEEVARRRRQLEELDHEVEAFRARVRSLLESQLAIVNSQWGHPGQRGEPWTVTGEEPARSEAAATSPVVDKRESGSL
- a CDS encoding TraR/DksA C4-type zinc finger protein, which codes for MSLREELRRRLEAEIDSLRRRIGHLEGGLGRSLGDALGELSTYDNHPADIGDELFQRSQDLAFRNRWERRLADLEAALQRMEEGTYGYCQRCGRPIEVERLKAVPEARLCAGCQRALEAKAGPERDRPAEEGLLSPPFGPGREPPGEGG
- a CDS encoding RluA family pseudouridine synthase encodes the protein METEAAGQRIDRWLAAQAELEASRSQVQRWLEEGRVQVDGRPVRASERLRAGSRVTVDVPAPPVSRARPEPIPLRIVYEDADLIVVDKPRGLVVHPAPGHPDGTLVNALLGRLEGREAMGDRERPGIVHRLDRETTGLLVVARNSRAFARLQAMVHARQMRREYLALVWLPPGRERELPARGRVEAPVGRDPVRRKRMAVTEGGRPAVTHFEVLERFPGAALLRLRLETGRTHQIRVHMAFAGFPVLADPVYGGRAALEMGRKLGLRGQALHAALLAFDHPVEGRPMRFEAPPPEDFLGALAALRRGDRDGEPVGPPQGEGTMDRQG
- a CDS encoding peroxiredoxin; translation: MIEIGQPAPDFRLPATRVGEVSLSDFRGRNVYLIFYPKDNTPGCRRQLSAARDAIQAYEERGTAVLAVNPGSLNSHEKWSEKEGFPFPIAVDADRSVAAAYDALKENGTSIQRTVYLIDRDGVVRYAKRGMPSTEELLAEIDAINAGSRTTGS
- a CDS encoding YggT family protein, with the translated sequence MAAVLLVLEVLNRTVNLFITVLWVLILVRALLSWFEPPGYRSWFYQLQRIVYLLTEPVLAPVRSWMRPVGIFDLSPLVVLFALFLVQQVVWPALMGVLLRIF
- the pyrR gene encoding bifunctional pyr operon transcriptional regulator/uracil phosphoribosyltransferase PyrR, which translates into the protein MVLQQKALIMDQEALERALRRIAHEIVERNEGTEGLILVGIRRRGVPMAERIARYIEEFEHVQLPTGVLDITLYRDDLSLKSERPTVSGTQLPVDITGKTVVLCDDVLYTGRTVRAALDALMDLGRPARVQVAVIVDRGHRELPIRADYVGKNVPTSRREVIEVRLEEVDGRNEVAIMELTE
- a CDS encoding acetoin utilization protein AcuC; protein product: MVWNGHWDSDPVALVWDRRLLRYRFGEGHPFDPLRLELLIHLLESAGLLRPGDILRPRAASRAELEVAHDPDYLEALERMSRSGEAEPGAERFGLGTEDDPVFAGMAEAAAWVAGGALEAADGVGSGRFLHLFHPAGGLHHAQRGRASGFCLVNDVVLAIERLRRRWGLRVAYVDIDAHHGDGVQAAFYEAADLLFISLHETGRYLFPGTGSIDERGRGAGRGNFWNVPLDAFTEDGSWIEAFRRVVPPLLERFAPDVLVSQHGADGHRLDPLTHLALTTRSYQVAAEELHRLAHRLCDGRWLAFGGGGYAVWEVVPRVWALLWAELTGRPLPQRIPDEWLRRWQPLSPVPLPRHFLDAEAGEEGAFAPIPRRPLIEEFNRRTVDRLLGLPAGSGGAGRA
- the lspA gene encoding signal peptidase II, whose protein sequence is MTFAWVALAVLALDWLSKLAVRRWMTPGESIAVVPGVFHLTYTRNTGAAFSLFQGGSDWLAGVSLVIAAGVVLFALRQGRGRPWLQVALGLVLGGALGNLVDRLSRGWVVDFLDFRIWPVFNLADSSVVVGALLLAWQLLAGDSPARPDA